The following coding sequences lie in one Glycine soja cultivar W05 chromosome 16, ASM419377v2, whole genome shotgun sequence genomic window:
- the LOC114389833 gene encoding uncharacterized protein LOC114389833: MKNKKNGPQHRGKPYSNPPKQYGNRPNNQRTATMRFAGGSGSKPNTFPTQITCYRCRNPWHISSNCPDKDIISFNCRQRGHIQRDCPHPKKEQNGGGLDDQTGHPRAMGRVFILNGTEASKSKDLTQVVTSLKEDAQVYMILSNLATETKVSMGDLPVVREFPEVFPEDISSLPLEREIEFSIDLVPGAGPISIAPYRMSPIELTELKK, encoded by the exons atgaagaacaaaaagaatggaCCTCAACATCGGGGAAAGCCGTACTCGAACCCTCCTAAGCAATATGGTAACCGCCCCAACAATCAGAGGACTGCTACAATGAGGTTTGCGGGGGGTAGTGGTAGCAAACCCAATACTTTCCCCACTCAGATCACTTGCTACAGATGTAGAAATCCATGGCACATCTCCTCAAATTGTCCAGATAAAGATATAATCAGTTTTAATTGTAGACAAAGGGGGCATATTCAGAGAGATTGTCCACATCCTAAAAAGGAGCAGAATGGTGGAGGCCTGGATGACCAAACTGGACATCCGAGGGCCATGGGAAGAGTCTTTATCCTTAATGGCACTGAAGCTTCGAAATCCAAGGATCTAACCCAAG TTGTgacatctttaaaagaagatgcTCAAGTGTACATGATCTTGTCTAACCTAGCGACAGAGACAAAGGTTTCCATGGGTGACCTCCCTGTTGTCAGAGAGTTTCCTGAAGTGTTTCCTGAGGATATATCTAGTCTGCCACtcgagagagagatagagttttcCATAGACCTAGTACCTGGTGctggacccatatccatagccccttataggatgtctcctATAGAGTTAACTGAGCTTAAGAAATAG